A single region of the Chryseobacterium sp. 6424 genome encodes:
- the dtd gene encoding D-aminoacyl-tRNA deacylase produces MKIVIQRVSEASVKTDGITVGSISQGLLLLVGIDEDDRQEDADWLIQKILNLRIFGDEEDKLNLSVLDVAGEILCISQFTLIADYKKGNRPSFIKAAKPPTAVPLFEYFKEKIAASGLITESGIFGADMKVSLLNDGPVTIVMDSKTKM; encoded by the coding sequence ATGAAGATTGTTATACAAAGGGTTTCTGAAGCAAGTGTAAAGACAGATGGCATCACTGTAGGATCCATCTCACAGGGTTTGCTCTTGCTTGTAGGCATTGATGAAGACGACCGGCAAGAAGATGCCGACTGGCTGATACAAAAGATCTTGAATCTACGCATTTTCGGGGATGAGGAGGACAAATTAAACCTTTCCGTGCTTGATGTTGCCGGTGAAATCCTCTGTATCAGCCAGTTTACACTGATCGCCGACTATAAGAAAGGCAACCGCCCATCATTTATAAAAGCCGCCAAACCACCTACAGCCGTGCCGCTTTTTGAATATTTTAAAGAAAAGATCGCTGCATCGGGACTGATAACCGAAAGCGGAATCTTCGGTGCAGATATGAAGGTCTCTTTACTTAATGACGGACCGGTAACCATCGTGATGGATTCTAAAACAAAAATGTAA